In one Grus americana isolate bGruAme1 chromosome 1, bGruAme1.mat, whole genome shotgun sequence genomic region, the following are encoded:
- the ADGRG7 gene encoding LOW QUALITY PROTEIN: adhesion G-protein coupled receptor G7 (The sequence of the model RefSeq protein was modified relative to this genomic sequence to represent the inferred CDS: substituted 2 bases at 2 genomic stop codons) → MPSFHWDRILVGITCCVVTVTLWALCIWQLVLRFKIDTTESVVPPCFCLNGGVCRDGVCVCPEEWVGSLCEIVNFCEASTCTVNISECIIKNLTFEQIIVGKYGNSKEKCEPDTVNGNTXIAIWMCSREGRTPTLKPSKILNCNENLESLASQVEAVDSSNVSAIASNTQILTSMPDQVTTQNISAAAANIAVQILKKPNVSEDSQASVAIMATVSQLLDANETEFNHNNLVNVTSSLMKTMEEFSLTGNISQPNVAIQSAPLKLNSSTILFSAKRGSSDNGRVGFVLYQNYKLFQSRIYQSRSSFSKQIISGNIDSRITSGAEIAFSPKYNTSELQLRDHACVFWDYTVNDWSTTGCAKGRDPFLRCRCHHTTNFAVLMAFQIKYIYAKPLEYISNIGVGLSVAGLVITILFQIFTRKTXKSSVTWMLVSLCFSMLIFNIIFISGIENQNARNNSSDTTSHYQLYLLYDTASNTLLTSDMLDPPADSWCIAMAVLLHYFLLVTFMWTALNSAQLYLLLLRATKSLPGHFLITMSVIGWGIPALVIAITLGATYREGKALNYQQEEFCWLAALDQNQNFSVQKSMLWSFLLPVALILLFNIIIFMKINVSVIWKKNENLTRNKKDSFMKKMIGTITIVVVLGITWTIGYLMLISHEETSLVFSYLFCILNATQGLQICILYTFRSPIFKNEVSEVFPVFWLREVPQYLHSKTYYVSKSQPAKHSQETFRSTQTFSENIFLSTFPNWS, encoded by the exons CTTTGGGCACTGTGTATTTGGCAGCTTGTCCTCAGGTTTAAAATAG ACACTACAGAATCCGTGGTACCTCCATGCTTCTGCCTCAATGGTGGCGTCTGTCGGGATGGAGTGTGCGTGTGCCCAGAAGAGTGGGTGGGATCTCTGTGTGAGATAG tTAATTTCTGTGAAGCCAGTACTTGCACAGTGAACATTTCTGAATGCATTATAAAAAACCTTACTTTTGAACAGATTATAGTGGGTAAATATGGCAActccaaagaaaaatgtgaaccTGATACTGTGAATG GCAACACTTGAATAGCAATCTGGATGTGCTCCAGAGAAGGGAGAACTCCTACTTTAAAGCCCTCCAAAATTCTGAATTGTAATGAAAATCTGGAGTCCCTAGCATCACAG GTTGAAGCTGTGGACTCCAGCAATGTTTCAGCTATTGCAAGTAACACCCAAATCCTCACCTCCATGCCAGACCAAGTGACCACACAgaacatctctgctgctgctgcgaaCATCGCAGTGCAGATTCTGAAAAAGCCAAATGTTTCAGAGGACTCTCAG GCATCTGTGGCAATAATGGCTACCGTGAGTCAGCTCTTGGATGCCAATGAAACAGAATTCAACCACAATAATCTTGTCAATGTTACAA GCAGCCTCATGAAAACAATGGAGGAATTTTCGTTGACTGGCAACATCTCACAGCCCAACGTTGCAATCCAGTCAGCTCCACTGAAATTAAACTCCTCTACGATTCTCTTTTCAGCAAAGAGAG GTTCATCAGACAATGGAAGAGTTGGCTTTGTCCTGTATCAAAATTACAAACTCTTCCAGTCAAGGATTTATCAGAGTCGCAGTAGTTTCTCTAAACAAATCATCTCCGGCAACATTGACAGTAGAATAACCAGCGGTGCTGAAATAGCCTTCAGTCCCAAG TACAACACATCCGAACTGCAGCTGCGTGATCATGCCTGTGTCTTTTGGGACTACACTGTCAACGACTGGAGCACCACCGGCTGTGCAAAAGGAAGAGACCCGTTCTTGAGATGCAGGTGTCATCACACCACTAATTTTGCTGTCCTGATG GCCTTTcagattaaatatatatatgcaaagcCTTTGGAATATATTTCTAACATTGGTGTTGGATTGTCCGTGGCTGGTCTGGTCATTaccattttgtttcaaatattcACTAG GAAAACTTGAAAGTCATCTGTAACATGGATGTTAGTGAGTCTCTGTTTCTCTATGCTCATTTTTAACATCATCTTCATCTCTGGAATTGAAAACCAAAATGCCAGGAATAACAGCAGTGATACCACCAGCCACTACCAGCTATACCTTCTGTATGATACCGCCAGTAACACCTTACTCACATCTGACATGTTAGATCCTCCCGCAGACTCCTGGTGTATAGCCATGGCTGTCCTACTGCACTATTTTTTGCTGGTGACATTTATGTGGACAGCACTCAATTCTGCACAGTTGTACTTACTGCTGCTTAGAGCCACGAAGTCCCTGCCTGGACACTTCCTCATAACCATGTCAGTAATCGGATGGG GAATCCCTGCTTTAGTAATTGCAATAACACTTGGAGCTActtacagagaaggaaaagctttaAACTACCAACAGGAAGAATT TTGCTGGCTTGCAGCACTGGatcaaaatcagaatttcagtGTGCAAAAGTCCATGTTGTGGTCATTCCTTTTGCCAGTAGCACTCATACTCTTgttcaacatcatcatcttcatgaaGATCAACGTCTCTGTGATATGGAAGAAGAATGAGAATTTGACAAG GAATAAAAAGGATTCATTTATGAAAAAGATGATTGGCACTATCACTATAGTGGTAGTGCTTGGAATCACCTGGACGATAGGCTACCTCATGTTAATAAGTCATGAAGAAACAAGTCTTGTTTTCAGCtatttgttctgcattttgaaTGCTACCCAG GGACTTCAGATTTGTATTCTCTATACTTTCAGATCACCAATCTTCAAGAACGAAGTTTCTGAAGTGTTTCCTGTTTTCTGGCTGCGAGAGGTACCGCAGTATCTGCATTCAAAAACTTACTATGTTTCAAAATCACAGCCTGCAAAACATTCACAGGAAACTTTCAGATCAACTCAGACTTTTTCAGAGAATATTTTCTTGTCTACCTTCCCTAACTGGAGTTAG